The Nocardioides salarius genome includes a region encoding these proteins:
- a CDS encoding (2Fe-2S)-binding protein, whose translation MSDPTTVDVNGVSVTPTSDGDTPLLTVLRDELGLLGSRFGCGQGLCGACMVDVDGTAMPSCQTPLWQVAGQQVTTVEGLGTDGRPHPVQQAILERQAAQCGFCLSGIVVAAAALLAEEPDADADRVAEALDRNLCRCGAQRRIIDAVLAAGGAR comes from the coding sequence GTGAGCGACCCGACGACCGTGGACGTCAACGGCGTCAGCGTGACCCCGACCAGCGACGGCGACACCCCCCTGCTCACCGTGCTGCGCGACGAGCTGGGCCTGCTCGGCAGCCGCTTCGGCTGCGGCCAGGGCCTGTGCGGGGCCTGCATGGTCGACGTCGACGGCACCGCGATGCCGTCCTGCCAGACGCCGCTGTGGCAGGTCGCGGGCCAGCAGGTCACCACGGTCGAGGGGCTCGGCACCGACGGGCGCCCCCACCCGGTGCAGCAGGCCATCCTCGAGCGCCAGGCCGCCCAGTGCGGCTTCTGCCTCTCCGGGATCGTGGTCGCGGCCGCCGCGCTGCTCGCCGAGGAGCCCGACGCCGACGCCGACCGGGTCGCCGAGGCACTGGACCGCAACCTGTGCCGCTGCGGCGCGCAGCGGCGGATCATCGACGCGGTCCTGGCCGCCGGGGGTGCCCGGTGA
- a CDS encoding alpha-ketoacid dehydrogenase subunit alpha/beta — protein sequence MPEHHPLLPAAPWTELVATTDDWDAASPELLRTMYAQLVWIRTFEQYVLDLAAAGLVHGPAHSSIGQEGGAVGSVLALTSADTVNGSHRGHHQFLAKALHHIEPKGLDPLAPATEELRDVLLRTLAEICGLDRGWTHGRGGSMHLQWKDAGAMGTNAIVGGGVPQAAGFAWSHRQSETDAVSVTYFGDGAINIGSTLETMNLAGAWALPVCFFIENNQYAVSTSVHEATAEPRLSGRGPGFAIASWKVDGMDPLAVYLAMSEAVEHMRRGEGPTVVEVDTYRFFHQNGGFAGSAFGYRDKAEEKAWRERDPLAQVAGHLERRGLMDADELARARSQAKAVMEELGEVILEPDPDGKPGQRRIRPAEWPDPTFVDVGVRGDLSEMEGAPSAEGVATEETTFIEAVAAVMGRRMETDPGIVVMGEDVHRLNGGTNGATRGLTDRFPGRVLGTPISENAFAGLAGGIAIDGRCTPVVEFMYADFMWVAADQLFNQIAKARHMYGGTGAVPLVLRSKVAMGTGYGSQHSMDPAGIFATSPGWRIVAPSTPYDYVGLMNTALRCQDPVVVLEHVDLYTSKGPGPVDDLDYCLPVGKAAVRREGSDVTVLTYLGMTQYVLQAVEEFGQVDAEVIDLRWLDRASIDWETIEASLTKTNQVLIAEQGAVGTSYGGWLADEITRRFFDLLDAPVRRVTGAEASPSISKVLERAAIAQVDEVVAELHEIARY from the coding sequence ATGCCCGAGCACCACCCCCTGCTGCCCGCCGCACCGTGGACCGAGCTGGTGGCCACGACCGACGACTGGGACGCCGCCAGCCCCGAGCTGCTGCGCACGATGTATGCCCAGCTGGTCTGGATCCGCACGTTCGAGCAGTACGTGCTCGACCTGGCCGCCGCCGGCCTGGTGCACGGCCCGGCGCACTCCTCCATCGGCCAGGAGGGCGGTGCGGTCGGCTCGGTGCTCGCGCTGACCAGCGCCGACACCGTCAACGGCTCGCACCGCGGCCACCACCAGTTCCTGGCCAAGGCGCTGCACCACATCGAGCCCAAGGGCCTCGACCCGCTCGCCCCGGCCACCGAGGAGCTGCGCGACGTGCTGCTGCGCACGCTCGCCGAGATCTGCGGCCTCGACCGGGGCTGGACCCACGGGCGCGGCGGGTCGATGCACCTGCAGTGGAAGGACGCCGGCGCGATGGGCACCAACGCCATCGTCGGCGGCGGGGTGCCGCAGGCGGCCGGCTTCGCGTGGTCGCACCGCCAGTCCGAGACCGACGCGGTCTCGGTGACCTACTTCGGCGACGGCGCGATCAACATCGGCTCGACCCTGGAGACCATGAACCTGGCCGGCGCCTGGGCGCTGCCGGTGTGCTTCTTCATCGAGAACAACCAGTACGCCGTGTCGACCTCGGTGCACGAGGCCACCGCCGAGCCGCGGCTCTCCGGGCGCGGGCCCGGCTTCGCGATCGCGAGCTGGAAGGTCGACGGCATGGACCCGCTCGCGGTCTACCTGGCGATGAGCGAGGCCGTCGAGCACATGCGCCGCGGCGAGGGGCCCACCGTCGTCGAGGTCGACACCTACCGCTTTTTCCACCAGAACGGCGGCTTCGCCGGCTCCGCATTCGGCTACCGCGACAAGGCCGAGGAGAAGGCCTGGCGCGAGCGCGACCCGCTGGCCCAGGTGGCCGGCCACCTCGAGCGGCGCGGCCTGATGGACGCCGACGAGCTGGCCCGCGCCCGCTCGCAGGCCAAGGCGGTCATGGAGGAGCTCGGCGAGGTGATCCTCGAGCCCGACCCCGACGGCAAGCCCGGCCAGCGCCGCATCCGCCCCGCGGAGTGGCCCGACCCCACCTTCGTCGACGTCGGCGTGCGCGGCGACCTCTCCGAGATGGAGGGTGCGCCCTCCGCGGAGGGCGTGGCCACCGAGGAGACCACCTTCATCGAGGCGGTCGCCGCCGTGATGGGGCGCCGGATGGAGACCGACCCGGGCATCGTGGTGATGGGCGAGGACGTGCACCGTCTCAACGGCGGCACCAACGGCGCCACCCGCGGCCTGACCGACCGGTTCCCCGGCCGGGTGCTGGGCACCCCGATCTCCGAGAACGCCTTCGCCGGCCTGGCCGGCGGCATCGCCATCGACGGGCGCTGCACGCCGGTCGTGGAGTTCATGTACGCCGACTTCATGTGGGTCGCGGCCGACCAGCTGTTCAACCAGATCGCCAAGGCGCGCCACATGTACGGCGGCACCGGCGCGGTGCCGCTGGTGCTGCGCTCCAAGGTCGCGATGGGCACCGGCTACGGCTCCCAGCACTCGATGGACCCGGCCGGCATCTTCGCGACCTCGCCGGGCTGGCGGATCGTGGCGCCCTCGACGCCCTACGACTACGTGGGCCTGATGAACACCGCGCTGCGCTGCCAGGACCCGGTGGTGGTGCTCGAGCACGTCGACCTCTACACCTCCAAGGGCCCCGGCCCGGTCGACGACCTCGACTACTGCCTGCCGGTCGGCAAGGCCGCGGTGCGCCGCGAGGGCAGCGACGTGACGGTGCTGACCTACCTGGGGATGACCCAGTACGTGCTGCAGGCCGTCGAGGAGTTCGGCCAGGTCGACGCCGAGGTGATCGACCTGCGCTGGCTCGACCGGGCCAGCATCGACTGGGAGACCATCGAGGCGAGCCTGACCAAGACCAACCAGGTGCTGATCGCCGAGCAGGGCGCGGTCGGCACGTCGTACGGCGGGTGGCTGGCCGACGAGATCACCCGCCGGTTCTTCGACCTGCTCGACGCCCCGGTGCGCCGGGTGACCGGCGCGGAGGCCTCGCCGAGCATCAGCAAGGTGCTCGAGCGCGCCGCCATCGCCCAGGTCGACGAGGTCGTCGCCGAGCTGCACGAGATCGCGAGGTACTGA
- a CDS encoding VOC family protein translates to MPLPGLRRLDHVGFTVPDLEEAHRFLVDVLGCEYLYSLGPFAHDDSEWMSEHLDVHPRAVMVENRWFRCGEQAVLEVFHYSSPDQQVVRPRNSDVGGHHLAFYVDDLDAAVEHLREAGVRVLAGPTASRGPAEGNRWIYFLAPWGMQMELVSAPGGKAFDRQDGASWTT, encoded by the coding sequence GTGCCGCTGCCCGGTCTGCGCCGCCTCGACCACGTCGGCTTCACGGTGCCCGACCTCGAGGAGGCCCACCGCTTCCTGGTCGACGTGCTGGGCTGCGAGTACCTCTACTCCCTGGGCCCCTTCGCCCACGACGACAGCGAGTGGATGAGCGAGCACCTCGACGTGCACCCGCGCGCGGTGATGGTCGAGAACCGCTGGTTCCGCTGCGGCGAGCAGGCCGTCCTCGAGGTCTTCCACTACTCCTCCCCCGACCAGCAGGTCGTGCGCCCGCGCAACAGCGACGTCGGCGGGCACCACCTGGCCTTCTACGTCGACGACCTCGACGCCGCGGTCGAGCACCTGCGCGAGGCCGGGGTGCGGGTGCTCGCCGGCCCGACCGCCAGCCGCGGCCCCGCCGAGGGCAACCGCTGGATCTACTTCCTCGCCCCGTGGGGGATGCAGATGGAGCTGGTCAGCGCGCCGGGCGGCAAGGCCTTCGACCGGCAGGATGGTGCCTCGTGGACGACATGA
- a CDS encoding GntR family transcriptional regulator: MSTQSTESPETTEGNGSAASTRVAAQLREAILRDELKPGERIRQEEVAARFGASRLPVREALRMLESEGLTQLEPRKGARVTRLSQHEVEVVYRMRERLEPLALVESLPSLTDADLARLRDIQDQIEANDDLERFLDLDREFHLLTYSGCTLDPLVSMVVRLWNSTQHYRRAYVALGGGSRMWVVNSEHRLILDAIERRDPVDAERYLEGHIRRTRIELGNHPEVFT, from the coding sequence ATGAGCACCCAGAGCACCGAGAGCCCCGAGACCACCGAGGGCAACGGCAGCGCCGCCTCGACCCGGGTGGCCGCCCAGCTGCGCGAGGCGATCCTGCGCGACGAGCTCAAGCCCGGCGAGCGGATCCGCCAGGAGGAGGTCGCCGCCCGCTTCGGCGCCAGCCGGCTGCCGGTGCGCGAGGCGCTGCGGATGCTGGAGTCGGAGGGCCTGACCCAGCTCGAGCCGCGCAAGGGCGCCCGGGTGACCCGGCTGAGCCAGCACGAGGTCGAGGTGGTCTACCGGATGCGCGAGCGGCTCGAGCCGCTCGCGCTGGTCGAGAGCCTGCCCAGCCTCACCGACGCCGACCTGGCCCGGCTGCGCGACATCCAGGACCAGATCGAGGCCAACGACGACCTCGAGCGCTTCCTCGACCTCGACCGCGAGTTCCACCTGCTCACCTACAGCGGCTGCACCCTCGACCCGCTGGTCTCGATGGTGGTGCGGCTGTGGAACTCCACCCAGCACTACCGGCGCGCGTACGTCGCCCTGGGCGGCGGCAGCCGGATGTGGGTCGTCAACTCCGAGCACCGCCTGATCCTCGACGCGATCGAGCGCCGCGACCCCGTCGACGCCGAGCGCTACCTCGAGGGCCACATCCGCCGCACCCGCATCGAGCTGGGCAACCACCCGGAGGTCTTCACGTGA